From one Candidatus Dependentiae bacterium genomic stretch:
- the nusA gene encoding transcription termination factor NusA, with product MNLIDVIEGLVDERGLDKESVISAVCEGVLAAFQKKFPETPLKVVFNKKIGELEAFVDKTVVATAKDSDTEISLRRAKVIDAKAKVGDIIAVPFEHKIGRIEILTAKQIIANKIKALEQSSVYNDFKDKQGSIISGTVYKRERAGFAVKIGEITALLPNENLIPMENLRAGLPIRALLKEVLPVSMGDYQLILDRGSAAFVKKLLEIEIPEVFEGVVEVKKIVRIPGYKTKAVVLSNNKDIDPVGTCVGVGGSRIKPILRELGQEKIDLIQTTDSLESLIKLSLKPAEIDKVAIEGDGKAMVWLAQDQRSLAIGKMGQNINLASRLVGLEIQLQDVGGEDSSKK from the coding sequence GTGAATTTAATTGATGTTATAGAAGGCCTAGTTGATGAGCGTGGCCTTGATAAAGAAAGTGTTATTTCGGCTGTTTGCGAAGGCGTCTTGGCGGCTTTTCAGAAAAAGTTTCCAGAAACTCCTTTAAAAGTTGTTTTCAATAAAAAAATAGGCGAACTTGAAGCATTTGTCGATAAAACTGTTGTTGCTACAGCTAAGGATAGTGATACAGAAATTTCTTTAAGAAGGGCAAAAGTTATTGATGCCAAGGCTAAAGTTGGCGATATTATTGCCGTTCCATTTGAGCATAAAATCGGACGAATTGAAATTTTGACTGCAAAACAAATTATTGCTAATAAAATAAAGGCATTGGAGCAATCTTCCGTTTACAATGATTTTAAAGACAAACAAGGTTCTATTATAAGTGGTACTGTGTATAAAAGAGAACGTGCCGGTTTTGCTGTCAAAATAGGCGAAATTACAGCGCTTCTTCCAAATGAAAATCTTATTCCAATGGAAAATTTAAGAGCCGGGCTTCCAATAAGAGCATTGTTAAAAGAAGTTTTGCCTGTTTCTATGGGCGATTACCAATTAATCTTGGACAGAGGTTCTGCTGCATTTGTCAAAAAGCTTTTGGAAATAGAAATTCCGGAAGTTTTTGAGGGTGTTGTTGAGGTAAAAAAAATTGTTCGTATTCCAGGATATAAAACAAAAGCTGTTGTTTTATCCAATAATAAAGATATAGATCCTGTCGGAACTTGTGTTGGCGTTGGGGGTTCTAGAATAAAGCCTATTTTAAGAGAGCTCGGTCAAGAAAAAATTGATTTAATACAGACAACGGATTCATTGGAGTCGTTAATTAAATTAAGTTTGAAGCCTGCTGAAATTGATAAGGTTGCTATTGAAGGCGATGGTAAGGCAATGGTCTGGTTGGCTCAGGATCAACGTTCATTGGCTATTGGAAAAATGGGGCAAAATATAAATTTAGCTTCTCGTTTAGTTGGATTGGAGATTCAACTGCAGGATGTTGGTGGTGAGGATTCATCTAAGAAATAA